A genome region from Diorhabda carinulata isolate Delta chromosome 2, icDioCari1.1, whole genome shotgun sequence includes the following:
- the LOC130904100 gene encoding uncharacterized protein LOC130904100, translating to MDADVVDYNEAFKISNIQDFIAKNICFNCNKFLNISPIYCLQFNEGDKTHISPICGRCWHITKNHQGNKWRQMVYEDTAAFMTFPCSFKDEGCDLILTWDRVLDHEMGCLNAIVNCPANFCRQGSRIEFSCTWKGNTTQLEKHIETFHRDSIMDPPYFEQLPNTDQIYFTRVQTKLAMIIFLKDSDSKYYCTVLINGSNVESQYYQYQIELKDKSEKNSIILRKSRLEPFGNLLATLASEDKMIEVNLKAIQPMIRKNPDSSPVAARFGVVKKNKREMQQVARENGVILKTNKTSAISNTHLLDEHILSELECPVCNEFMIPPIYICVNGHSLCNECLEKVQCCPNCRSSLENKTRNFTVEKLTTKVHYPCKNREIGCGISTTSDKIREHERVCDLTDTTCILKCGTKLTRLAIYNHLNEVHADNILKINHIHTRDIHDKKENNFAMYAFGDIFRFTIKSAYNSPLKFNLQQLGKDQQERFRYKLEIIDKSDLELHVTVTSVVQPLSDNPIKSNAVSIPWDLVKPAIFDNKLFCFRINVFVIKKRK from the exons ATGGATGCCGATGTAGTTGATTACAACGAAGCttttaaaatatcaaacattcaagattttattgcaaaaaacatatgtttcaattgtaataaattcttGAATATAAGTCCTATTTACTGTTTACAATTTAACGAAGGAGATAAAACTCATATTTCGCCAATATGTGGACGTTGTTGGCACATAACTAAAAATCATCAAGGTAATAAGTGGAGACAAATGGTTTATGAAGACACAGCTGCATTTATGACTTTTCCTTGCTCGTTTAAGGATGAAGGTTGTGATTTAATTTTGACATGGGATCGAGTACTTGATCATGAAATGGGCTGTTTGAATGCAATAGTAAATTGCCCGGCAAATTTCTGCAGGCAAGGTAGCAGGATTGAATTTTCTTGTACATGGAAAGGAAATACTACTCAATTGGAAAAACATATTGAAACATTCCACAGG GATTCAATAATGGATCCTCCTTACTTTGAGCAGCTTCCCAATACAGATCAAATATACTTTACTAGGGTACAAACAAAATTAgcaatgattatttttttaaaagatagtgATAGTAAGTACTATTGTACTGTTTTAATAAATGGCAGTAATGTAGAAAGTCAATACTACCAGTATCAAATAGAATTGAAAGATAagagtgaaaaaaattcaataattttaagaaaaagtcGATTAGAACCATTCGGAAACCTATTAGCTACATTAGCTAGTGAAGACAAAATGATCGAGGTTAATTTAAAAGCAATACAACCTATGATTAGGAAGAATCCTGATTCAAGTCCAGTAGCAGCCAG gTTTGGAGTTGTcaaaaaaaataagagagaAATGCAACAGGTTGCTAGAGAAAATGGTGTTAttcttaaaacaaacaaaacatctGCTATTTCAAATACTCATTTGCTGGATGAACATATATTATCTGAACTAGAATGCCCTGTGTGTAACGAATTTATGATACCACCTATTTATATTTGCGTAAATG GTCACAGTCTTTGTAATGAATGTTTGGAAAAAGTCCAATGTTGTCCTAATTGCCGTAGCTCGTTAGAGAATAAAACTCGTAACTTTACAGTGGAAAAACTTACTACTAAAGTACACTATCCTTGCAAAAATCGCGAGATCGGTTGTGGAATATCAACTACATCTGATAAAATTCGGGAACATGAGAGAGTTTGTGATTTAACCGACACGACTTGCATTTTAAAATGTGGAACAAAATTAACAAGATTAGCAATTTATAACCACCTCAACGAAGTTCACGCCGACAATATCTTGAAGATTAATCATATTCATACTAGAgatattcatgataaaaaagaaaataattttgctaTGTATGCGTTTGgagatatttttcgatttaccATTAAAA GCGCATACAATTCGCCTCTTAAGTTCAACTTACAACAACTGGGAAAAGATCAACAAGAACGTTTTCGGTACAAGCtggaaataattgataaatctGATCTTGAACTACATGTCACAGTTACTAGTGTAGTACAACCGTTATCTGATAATCCAATTAAATCAAATGCAGTATCGATACCTTGGGATTTAGTAAAACCTgccatttttgataataaattattttgttttagaataaaTGTGTTCGTTATTAAGAAGAGAAAGTAA
- the LOC130903566 gene encoding 28S ribosomal protein S31, mitochondrial isoform X2: MNLNKLNMWRRAPLQTNVASMVNLSQITFAGYSTKNKNSSSSSSSDSDVDLPKKIDAETKNKETVTKLNNLLQELIQNDIVAKSSKLDLAKPKKKIESTEMQLIKAVTDVAKDIGGNTKQTESELLAKLLGPNNNTPSSKNLNDIIKDMKIDREVKTKEKSKAEQVRNILQHMRANQRQESRKEPIKIRKPQQLRTRQEMVLKRIDLFGNQPLGIFTNKDLQDNEIKTWQKLHKQDLKLAVTHPPSNYFQQMILWTEQGKLWKFPIDNEQGLEEEKKVEFTKHIFLEEHLEPWCPPKGPIRHYMELVCVGLSKNPYLTVEAKIEHIEWYKNYFEEKKKLLQEVGAIPSETNTENQKQIE; encoded by the exons atgaatttaaataaattgaatatgtGGAG gAGAGCACCTTTACAGACCAATGTAGCTTCGATGGTTAATTTGTCACAAATCACGTTTGCAGGATATAGTACTAAGAATAAGAACTCTAGTAGTAGTTCTAGTTCCGACAGTGATGTAGATTTACCTAAAAAGATAGATgcagaaactaaaaataaagaaacggTTACCAAACTTAACAATCTTCTACAAGAGTTAATACAA aatgaTATTGTGGCTAAAAGTTCCAAGTTAGACTTAGCTAAACCTAAAAA aaaaattgaaagtacaG AAATGCAGTTGATAAAAGCAGTTACAGATGTTGCTAAAGATATTGGTGGAAATACAAAACAAACTGAATCTGAATTGTTAGCAAAACTTTTAGGTCCGAATAACAACACACCTTCATCTAAAAATTTAAA tgATATAATTAAAGACATGAAAATTGATAGAGAAGTAAAGACTAAAGAAAAGTCTAAAGCAGAGCAAGTGcgaaatattttacaacatATGAGAGCAAATCAAAGGCAAGAGTCAAGAAAAGAACctattaaaattagaaaacctCAACAGCTAAGGACAAGACAAGAAAT GGTACTCAAAAGAATAGATCTTTTTGGTAATCAACCTTTGGGTATATTTACTAACAAAGACCTACaagataatgaaataaaaacttggCAGAAACTTCATAAACAAGATTTAAAATTAGCTGTCACACATCCTCCTTCAAATTACTTCCAGCAAATGATTTTGTGGACAGAACAAgggaaattatggaaatttcCTATTGATAACGAGCAAG gaTTGGAGGAAGAAAAGAAAGTTGAATTTACAAAGCACATCTTTTTAGAAGAGCACTTGGAGCCTTGGTGTCCACCGAAAGGTCCCATTAGACATTATATGGAGCTGGTGTGTGTGGGTCTGTCAAAAAATCCATATTTAACTGTTGAAGCAAAAATAGAACATATAGAATGGtacaaaaactattttgaagAGAAAAAGAAACTGCTGCAAGAGGTTGGAGCAATTCCCAGTGAAACTAATAcagaaaatcaaaaacaaatagaataa
- the LOC130903566 gene encoding 28S ribosomal protein S31, mitochondrial isoform X1, whose protein sequence is MNLNKLNMWRRAPLQTNVASMVNLSQITFAGYSTKNKNSSSSSSSDSDVDLPKKIDAETKNKETVTKLNNLLQELIQNDIVAKSSKLDLAKPKNKRIPKEERESKKIESTEMQLIKAVTDVAKDIGGNTKQTESELLAKLLGPNNNTPSSKNLNDIIKDMKIDREVKTKEKSKAEQVRNILQHMRANQRQESRKEPIKIRKPQQLRTRQEMVLKRIDLFGNQPLGIFTNKDLQDNEIKTWQKLHKQDLKLAVTHPPSNYFQQMILWTEQGKLWKFPIDNEQGLEEEKKVEFTKHIFLEEHLEPWCPPKGPIRHYMELVCVGLSKNPYLTVEAKIEHIEWYKNYFEEKKKLLQEVGAIPSETNTENQKQIE, encoded by the exons atgaatttaaataaattgaatatgtGGAG gAGAGCACCTTTACAGACCAATGTAGCTTCGATGGTTAATTTGTCACAAATCACGTTTGCAGGATATAGTACTAAGAATAAGAACTCTAGTAGTAGTTCTAGTTCCGACAGTGATGTAGATTTACCTAAAAAGATAGATgcagaaactaaaaataaagaaacggTTACCAAACTTAACAATCTTCTACAAGAGTTAATACAA aatgaTATTGTGGCTAAAAGTTCCAAGTTAGACTTAGCTAAACCTAAAAATAAAAGGATTCCAAAGGAAGAAAGggaatccaaaaaaattgaaagtacaG AAATGCAGTTGATAAAAGCAGTTACAGATGTTGCTAAAGATATTGGTGGAAATACAAAACAAACTGAATCTGAATTGTTAGCAAAACTTTTAGGTCCGAATAACAACACACCTTCATCTAAAAATTTAAA tgATATAATTAAAGACATGAAAATTGATAGAGAAGTAAAGACTAAAGAAAAGTCTAAAGCAGAGCAAGTGcgaaatattttacaacatATGAGAGCAAATCAAAGGCAAGAGTCAAGAAAAGAACctattaaaattagaaaacctCAACAGCTAAGGACAAGACAAGAAAT GGTACTCAAAAGAATAGATCTTTTTGGTAATCAACCTTTGGGTATATTTACTAACAAAGACCTACaagataatgaaataaaaacttggCAGAAACTTCATAAACAAGATTTAAAATTAGCTGTCACACATCCTCCTTCAAATTACTTCCAGCAAATGATTTTGTGGACAGAACAAgggaaattatggaaatttcCTATTGATAACGAGCAAG gaTTGGAGGAAGAAAAGAAAGTTGAATTTACAAAGCACATCTTTTTAGAAGAGCACTTGGAGCCTTGGTGTCCACCGAAAGGTCCCATTAGACATTATATGGAGCTGGTGTGTGTGGGTCTGTCAAAAAATCCATATTTAACTGTTGAAGCAAAAATAGAACATATAGAATGGtacaaaaactattttgaagAGAAAAAGAAACTGCTGCAAGAGGTTGGAGCAATTCCCAGTGAAACTAATAcagaaaatcaaaaacaaatagaataa
- the LOC130903895 gene encoding uncharacterized protein LOC130903895, translating into MESDDEADLKKIEDIIKVSQEDNFTHLEFQEYINLSDSEEDEEFEIPDSIDNEVENEDLDKSNKIDISTIYKYSPNASLKSEEKAIIDSCEDQELKHLLVLNRQKNLQLIQLYKKYKDLLIECKQNIVDKNDLISQYFEAHKAQSQSSGSWRVGAPYFKTKDFFVAPSNDDVLRKKSNNELSHYDLQLPKRWNKFDLLRLITSVKVNYNCNQILEVKKNIKQLSSSDDLEKENKIHDLEMRLKELDDMDNLEVPPLGSDNNINWIRVSETFIKDRYSDFECRSCWNLIAHPAINNSKWTAKESKQLLSLVQKYRAQNWIKIAKELGTNRSCLNVCQYYFREFHDGFKKGEFTVGEDRKLLQLVDRYKMGTIIPWTKISRHFKNRSRSQLHHRYLYYLNQSDKKRGKFSDAEDVIILLCVKKFGNQYSRCAEFLPERSAPQIKTRYTSSLRSVVKRGTWTVEEDRQLHDFVEKYGPMWTQLSRQEGVCRAAGQLRQRYLTICEYLKSHPHATIEDVPRRKHNLDYDVLDRFHLIEEAIKRFVDSPLIPSLREVEDMLEDIKQVHFVKVEMHDDDFFEERKPFTDIDSLLTDFFWNNSDEEVSVVPPSVLKSIVEETEILLDVLKVNLDIPEDLNKNLMLDSLDKDILNELRKNRTLHHTSKITKIVPPNFFTTTGIRSLLLKNYKFVNSPKDRIFCAMDIPQSIKSRISNEIYRELNEMDKSSKHEIEQSRKLFYRRFLSLFKFPGVLTIEEPSRELLSISENFQNEFKPLVKRTYSRMKNNELTKINCNDIPKKIRVLDGSAKESLKLTPVKDKSIIMNLMKDTNKKLFRMNKVQCGDQTKTLIEEVDVRNLQSTSTLSVSTVVKPKKQKKEILCLSKRGKKILNPELYINYQSLSPVQNSQKLKGESHNSDDINVSKAALMDESDIFDAGDDDLMDLQKLSAFIRTQKQESE; encoded by the exons ATGGAAAGTGATGATGAagcagatttgaaaaaaatagaagatattaTAAAAGTTTCTCAAGAA GATAATTTCACTCACTTAGAGTTTCAAGAGTATATAAATTTGAGTGACAGTGAGGAAGATGAAGAGTTT GAAATACCAGATTCCATAGATAATGAAGTTGAAAATGAAGATTTggataaaagtaataaaattgatatttcaaccATATACAAATACAGTCCCAATGCTTCATTAAAATCTGAAGAAAAAGCAATAATAGATTCTTGTGAAGACCAAGAGTTAAAACATTTACTGGTTTtgaatagacaaaaaaatttacaattgatacaactttataaaaaatacaaagatcTTTTGATTGAATGTAAACAAAATATAGTagataaaaatgatttgataaGTCAATATTTTGAGGCTCACAAAGCTCAGTCTCAGTCCTCAGGTTCCTGGCGTGTAGGAGCTCCTTATTTTAAAACCAAAGACTTTTTTGTAGCTCCTTCAAATGATGATGtgttaagaaaaaaaagtaataatgaaCTAAGTCACTATGATTTACAATTACCTAAAAGGtggaataaatttgatttactCAGACTCATAACGTCTGTAAAAGTTAATTACAACTGCAATCAAATTCTCGAGgttaagaaaaatatcaaacagTTGAGCAGTTCTGatgatttagaaaaagaaaataagattCATGATTTAGAAATGAGGTTAAAAGAGTTAGATGATATGGATAATTTGGAAGTACCACCTTTAGGAtctgataataatattaattggaTCAGAGTATCAGAAACTTTTATAAAGG ACAGGTATTCTGATTTCGAATGTCGTTCGTGCTGGAATTTAATCGCTCATCCAgcaattaataattcaaaatggaCAGCAAAGGAAAGTAAACAGTTATTGTCACTAGTGCAAAAGTACCGTGCTCAGAATTGGATCAAAATAGCAAAAGAACTAGGTACTAATAGATCTTGTTTAAACGTTTGCCAGTATTATTTCAGGGAATTTCATGATGGTTTTAAAAAAGGTGAATTCACAGTCGGTGAGGATAGGAAGTTGTTACAATTGGTTGATAGATATAA gATGGGTACAATCATACCATGGACTAAAAtcagtagacatttcaaaaatcGATCTAGGTCTCAACTTCATCACAGATACCTTTACTATTTGAATCAGTCTGATAAGAAAAGAGGAAAATTCTCTGATGCGGAGGATGTAATAATCTTATTATGTGTTAAGAAATTTGGAAATCAATATAGTAGGTGTGCCGAATTTTTGCCAGAGCGTTCTGCTCCACAAATAAAAACAAG ATACACTTCTAGTTTAAGATCCGTTGTGAAGAGAGGTACATGGACGGTAGAAGAAGACCGACAACTCCacgattttgttgaaaaatatggtCCTATGTGGACGCAACTCTCCCGCCAAGAAGGAGTATGTAGAGCAGCAGGCCAGTTGCGTCAAAGGTATTTAACGATATGCGAATATCTTAAATCACATCCTCATGCTACAATAGAAGATGTGCCAAGGAGGAAGCATAACCTTGATTACGATGTTCTGGATAGATTCCATTTAATAGA GGAAGCAATAAAGAGATTCGTGGACAGCCCTCTTATCCCATCGCTCAGGGAAGTAGAAGATATGTTGGAAGATATAAAACAAGTGCATTTTGTAAAAGTTGAAATGCATGATGacgatttttttgaagaaagaaaaccATTTACAGATATTGATAGTTTATTAACTGactttttttggaataattctGATGAAGAGGTAAGCGTTGTACCTCCATCAGTTTTAAAAAGTATAGTTGAAGAAACTGAAATACTTTTAGATGTACTAAAAGTTAATTTAGATATTCCTGaggatttgaataaaaatctaATGTTGGATAGCCTAGACAAAGACATTTTAAATGAACTTCGTAAAAATCGAACTCTTCATCACACCTCGAAAATTACTAAAATAGTTCCACCGAACTTTTTCACAACTACGGGGATTAGAAgtcttttattgaaaaattataaatttgtaaattccCCAAAAGATAGAATTTTCTGTGCTATGGACATACCTCAATCTATTAAGAGTCGAATCAGCAATGAAATCTATAGAGAACTTAATGAAATGGATAAGTCGTCTAAACATGAGATTGAACAAAGTAGGAAATTGTTTTATAGAAGATTCCTCTCTCTATTTAAGTTTCCAGGTGTTTTGACCATTGAAGAACCTTCTAGAGAACTTTTAAGCatatcagaaaattttcaaaacgaaTTTAAACCGTTAGTTAAAAGAACATACAGTAGAATGAAGAACAATGAACtaactaaaattaattgtaatGATATACCAAAAAAGATTAGAGTGTTAGATGGAAGTGCCAAGGAATCTCTTAAATTAACACCTGTGAAGGACAAAAGTATTATAATGAACCTTATGAAGGACAccaataaaaagttgtttagaatgAATAAAGTTCAATGTGGGGATCAAACAAAGACTTTAATAGAAGAAGTTGATGTAAGAAACTTACAATCTACGTCAACTCTTTCTGTCAGCACTGTTGTTAAGccaaagaaacaaaagaaagaaatattatGTTTGAGTAAGCGTGgcaagaaaattttaaatcctGAGCTATATATAAATTACCAATCTTTGAGTCCTGTTCAAAATTCCCAAAAGTTGAAAGGTGAATCTCATAATTCTGATGACATCAATGTTAGTAAAGCTGCTCTGATGGATGAGTCGGATATTTTTGATGCAG